One window of the Glycocaulis alkaliphilus genome contains the following:
- a CDS encoding acyltransferase family protein: MRHLAPYGKDRFDYIQSLDGFRSIAILLVIVFHINESYIPSGFIGVDIFFSISGYIITYGLVKLHAGNGIDLIEFYRRRIARLTPAVVFVVITTLIVSSFVYPSARLSEFAQTGFFAVLWASNIFLFLNSGYFDTVSQGNMFLHTWSLSVEEQFYIFWPLILIAWAKLRFSIYFILSLFIASLFGAAYLSHLDSSAAFYLMPARMFQFIAGALVAIAHIKRIDVGINPVWVAAAMFTGLCFVFFAAAFANGEHYNFWIAALAPTIGSALILGAIRSPAADWLSSPVLRFVGLRAYSLYLVHWPVIVITTYLIGADKPLYVEAGLLVLSFLFAELVYRLVEQPLRIRNDAERLPNRVRTSIAVLSMVAGVAVSAAIWNGSLPGVSNNAVTVVDADSYAAAAQRANRERVWRGRIHLGCHLNATASADDYNASLCMAENPSGRGSLMVIADSYGAETVVLLEQIIPPRAIMPANAAGCLPIYPEPHSASRSQGCLEFNVFRFDAVRREDVRAVALATNWRWWTVPQARSTIEYLASLDKTVVVFGVRPIFSEQVSALVGTPGFELATSALDPYLLVDLSEFNEQLRSLADEFDNVHFVDIQHVLCRSGCRAVLGNGEVIYIDNTHISAAAAEWFGVGLRGELGPVLSVLNE; encoded by the coding sequence ATGCGCCACCTTGCGCCATATGGAAAAGATAGATTTGATTATATCCAATCTCTCGACGGTTTTCGTTCAATAGCAATATTATTAGTTATTGTTTTTCATATAAATGAAAGCTATATACCGTCTGGATTTATTGGTGTTGATATATTTTTTTCCATAAGCGGATACATAATAACATATGGTCTGGTCAAATTACATGCCGGGAACGGCATTGATTTGATCGAATTTTACCGGAGACGAATAGCCCGGCTGACCCCTGCAGTTGTTTTTGTTGTAATTACAACATTAATTGTTTCAAGCTTTGTTTATCCGTCTGCCAGATTGTCTGAATTTGCGCAAACTGGATTCTTCGCGGTATTATGGGCGTCTAATATATTCCTTTTCCTGAATTCAGGATACTTTGACACAGTAAGCCAAGGAAATATGTTTCTTCACACATGGTCTTTGAGTGTGGAGGAGCAGTTCTACATTTTTTGGCCGCTAATTTTAATTGCATGGGCTAAATTGAGATTTTCTATTTATTTTATTTTGTCGCTGTTTATTGCCTCTTTGTTTGGGGCCGCATATCTCTCGCACCTCGATTCGAGCGCTGCATTTTATCTCATGCCGGCCAGAATGTTCCAGTTCATTGCGGGGGCTCTGGTAGCCATCGCTCACATCAAGCGGATCGACGTCGGTATCAATCCAGTTTGGGTGGCCGCGGCAATGTTCACAGGGCTTTGTTTTGTCTTTTTCGCTGCGGCTTTTGCAAATGGAGAGCACTACAACTTCTGGATTGCTGCGCTCGCTCCAACCATCGGTTCTGCACTCATCCTTGGTGCCATTCGATCTCCTGCAGCGGATTGGCTTTCCTCCCCAGTGCTGAGGTTTGTAGGTCTGAGAGCCTATTCCTTGTACTTGGTTCACTGGCCAGTCATTGTAATCACCACCTATCTGATAGGCGCAGATAAACCCTTGTACGTCGAGGCAGGCCTCCTGGTGCTCAGCTTCCTGTTTGCGGAGCTCGTTTACCGGTTGGTCGAGCAGCCACTTCGAATCCGAAATGACGCGGAACGGCTACCCAACCGGGTTCGGACCAGTATTGCTGTTCTTTCGATGGTCGCTGGTGTGGCTGTGTCCGCCGCGATCTGGAATGGGAGCCTCCCGGGCGTCAGCAATAACGCCGTTACGGTTGTCGATGCCGACAGTTATGCCGCAGCTGCGCAGCGTGCGAACCGGGAACGGGTCTGGCGTGGACGCATCCATCTGGGATGCCATCTGAATGCGACGGCGAGCGCCGACGACTACAATGCCAGCCTCTGCATGGCGGAGAACCCGTCAGGACGCGGGTCCTTGATGGTTATTGCGGACAGTTATGGCGCAGAAACAGTAGTTCTGCTCGAGCAGATCATTCCGCCGCGGGCGATTATGCCGGCGAACGCGGCTGGGTGTCTGCCGATCTACCCGGAGCCGCACTCGGCGAGCAGAAGCCAGGGGTGTCTGGAGTTCAATGTTTTCCGGTTCGATGCAGTACGGCGCGAAGACGTACGCGCTGTGGCGCTTGCCACGAATTGGCGCTGGTGGACCGTGCCCCAGGCCCGCAGCACGATCGAGTACCTCGCCTCACTCGACAAGACGGTTGTGGTTTTCGGTGTCAGGCCGATTTTTTCCGAGCAAGTGAGTGCGCTGGTTGGCACACCCGGGTTCGAGCTCGCCACCAGCGCGCTGGACCCCTACCTGCTTGTGGATCTTTCGGAGTTTAATGAACAGCTGCGCTCGCTGGCGGACGAATTCGATAATGTTCACTTTGTGGATATCCAGCATGTTTTATGCCGCAGCGGTTGCCGCGCGGTCCTGGGAAATGGTGAGGTTATTTACATTGACAACACGCACATCTCGGCGGCCGCTGCCGAATGGTTTGGAGTGGGTCTGCGTGGCGAGTTAGGGCCCGTCCTGTCAGTTCTAAACGAATAA
- a CDS encoding class I SAM-dependent methyltransferase — MTAFERARQRADRFEGMMGPISIGLFEAFLELQLKSGVHGNMVEYGVYRGRSAAVALSKLRASERMMLVDAAVKYPEFVKLKSINPNFDFIEGKSEQLVDDDRLRAFLEAGVRFSHHDASHFYDNVAAEMALMEPFILPRGLMVLDDFGNPSYMQVVAACFHHLARTDCNLEVFLYANNKAYLCRKEDFEFYAGFVLEKMLPRLHAVGLNVYLSRTDNNARYRGFSIALKSKATDDDLYGLSFFGDRFYQL, encoded by the coding sequence ATGACGGCGTTTGAACGTGCCCGCCAACGCGCTGATCGCTTCGAGGGGATGATGGGGCCGATTTCAATTGGCCTGTTTGAAGCCTTTCTTGAGTTGCAGTTGAAAAGCGGCGTTCACGGCAACATGGTCGAGTATGGCGTTTACCGCGGCCGGTCGGCCGCTGTAGCACTTTCAAAGCTGCGCGCCTCGGAGCGAATGATGTTGGTCGATGCCGCAGTCAAGTATCCGGAGTTTGTCAAATTAAAGTCCATCAATCCGAACTTCGATTTCATTGAAGGTAAGTCCGAACAGCTGGTTGACGATGACCGACTCCGTGCCTTTCTCGAGGCGGGTGTCCGTTTTTCTCACCATGATGCGAGTCATTTCTACGATAATGTCGCGGCTGAGATGGCGTTGATGGAGCCGTTTATTCTGCCGCGGGGCCTCATGGTGCTGGATGATTTTGGCAATCCCAGCTATATGCAGGTGGTTGCAGCGTGTTTCCACCATCTGGCCCGCACCGATTGCAATCTGGAAGTATTCCTTTACGCAAATAACAAAGCCTATCTGTGCCGAAAGGAAGACTTCGAGTTTTACGCCGGGTTTGTGTTGGAAAAGATGCTGCCGCGTCTTCATGCGGTCGGGTTGAATGTCTATCTGTCCCGCACTGACAACAACGCGCGATACCGGGGTTTTTCAATCGCACTTAAGTCCAAGGCGACCGACGACGACCTCTATGGGCTAAGCTTCTTCGGCGACCGGTTTTATCAGCTATAG
- a CDS encoding prepilin peptidase, which translates to MMSSHLTWVSLMLACALAWSVSAMLTAALAGMPSVRKISAPAALLSLLLVVTAIFWLTAPMAPVLFAAAAGAGAVSATTDLRRQLLPDAGSVLIGVAGLASAMASSLLPDRAMAAVLTLAVLALAAGLVRWRTGRRALGSGDLLLGAACATWVPASLIPLALLLAVAITLLLAAFIRHTTSETEARLPFGPGLMFGYGVMAIAGGHG; encoded by the coding sequence ATGATGAGTAGCCACCTGACTTGGGTCAGCCTGATGCTGGCCTGTGCGCTGGCCTGGTCCGTAAGCGCCATGTTGACGGCAGCACTGGCTGGTATGCCATCGGTCAGAAAAATCAGCGCTCCGGCAGCACTTTTAAGCTTGCTGCTGGTCGTCACTGCCATCTTCTGGCTTACCGCACCTATGGCGCCTGTGCTGTTCGCCGCAGCCGCGGGAGCAGGGGCAGTAAGTGCCACCACAGATTTGCGCCGCCAGCTGCTCCCGGACGCCGGCTCCGTACTGATCGGCGTTGCCGGCTTGGCGAGCGCCATGGCTAGTTCGCTTCTTCCCGATCGCGCAATGGCTGCCGTGCTGACGCTTGCCGTTCTGGCGCTGGCTGCCGGATTAGTCCGCTGGAGAACTGGGCGCAGGGCGCTTGGCTCAGGTGATCTTCTTCTTGGAGCGGCGTGCGCGACCTGGGTTCCTGCAAGTCTGATCCCCCTTGCCCTTCTGCTCGCAGTAGCCATAACCTTGTTGCTGGCCGCTTTCATAAGGCACACAACCAGTGAGACTGAGGCCAGACTGCCTTTTGGTCCTGGCCTCATGTTTGGTTATGGCGTCATGGCGATAGCAGGCGGACACGGCTGA
- a CDS encoding type II secretion system protein GspK: MVLTRPGYVFPLTLGVIAILAVLIAAAYAVHESASGSVRQWVDRQALERDLHSAEVHVLHTFLAEPMGWDAVHVGGVPSLDPDYPDFVVEGEKVSLRGQPYRVVLDGREMMVRIIAVAGLISIDTTRPGSVSAFLVTQGLDLAEASRLEARLYDYEDDDDLRRLGGAEADDYPDGRAPANTYLRRASELCAVLGWDQLDLCRQPVLFDLYANIVPGTPMSPAFMPDHVASVLIDREREREVALERLQAGQALTFADLFLPGWDSVHYDEFGYGPAGSEFLFLTQEAAGTLIRVARIRLTYGAFEAPYERMFEFLTGGEQVEAAFRIDDPGELADFPATQPQSRQGFRR; the protein is encoded by the coding sequence ATGGTTCTGACCCGGCCGGGCTATGTCTTTCCGCTCACGCTCGGCGTGATCGCCATACTGGCGGTGCTGATCGCGGCAGCCTATGCGGTACACGAATCCGCCTCTGGCAGTGTACGCCAATGGGTGGACCGGCAAGCGCTGGAGCGCGACCTGCACTCAGCCGAAGTGCACGTGCTGCACACCTTTCTAGCCGAGCCCATGGGCTGGGACGCCGTGCATGTCGGCGGCGTACCCAGCCTTGACCCCGACTATCCCGACTTCGTGGTCGAGGGGGAAAAGGTGAGCCTGCGGGGCCAGCCCTACCGGGTGGTTCTGGATGGCCGCGAAATGATGGTGCGGATCATTGCCGTTGCCGGACTGATCAGCATCGACACCACACGGCCCGGCTCCGTCAGCGCCTTCCTGGTCACGCAAGGGCTGGACCTTGCCGAGGCCAGCCGGCTTGAAGCCCGGCTTTACGACTATGAGGACGACGACGATTTGCGCCGGCTGGGGGGCGCGGAAGCAGACGATTATCCGGACGGGCGGGCACCGGCGAACACCTATCTGAGACGGGCCAGCGAGCTGTGCGCGGTACTCGGCTGGGACCAGCTTGACCTGTGCCGGCAGCCCGTATTGTTCGACCTGTATGCCAACATAGTCCCGGGCACGCCCATGAGCCCGGCTTTCATGCCCGACCATGTCGCGTCGGTCCTGATAGATCGCGAACGGGAGCGGGAAGTGGCGCTCGAACGCCTGCAGGCTGGCCAAGCGCTTACCTTCGCCGACCTGTTCCTGCCAGGCTGGGACAGCGTGCACTACGACGAGTTCGGCTATGGACCCGCAGGCAGCGAGTTTCTATTCTTGACGCAAGAGGCTGCCGGGACACTGATCCGGGTGGCCCGCATCCGCTTGACCTACGGCGCGTTCGAAGCGCCATATGAGCGGATGTTCGAGTTTCTCACAGGGGGAGAACAGGTTGAGGCAGCTTTCCGTATCGACGATCCCGGCGAGCTGGCGGATTTCCCTGCAACCCAGCCGCAGAGCCGTCAGGGCTTCAGGCGTTGA
- a CDS encoding PulJ/GspJ family protein: MRPGFTLIETLIALIIAAMVTLVLLDTLSAVSAQAARLDRAVAGTQEQIIDWLTLDRAIAGLQPDYLEGGTPFEGDEAGFRGLTDLTLTGHAGAVGIVTVTLEEDEAASRDGGPVSRLVYTENGERVAEYVLAVPARLAYLDFDGNAHPAWPPEQGFPVDPLFFRPVPRVILIVPEDGGSTAVVHAFAITRSRPPMARQRDVDRWF, encoded by the coding sequence ATGCGGCCCGGATTTACCCTGATCGAGACCCTTATCGCGCTGATCATTGCCGCGATGGTGACGCTCGTTCTGCTGGATACGCTCAGCGCCGTCTCAGCGCAGGCCGCACGGCTGGACCGGGCGGTGGCGGGCACGCAGGAGCAGATCATCGACTGGCTGACGCTCGACCGCGCCATCGCAGGCCTTCAGCCGGACTATCTGGAGGGCGGCACGCCGTTCGAGGGCGATGAGGCGGGTTTTCGCGGCCTTACCGACCTGACACTGACCGGTCACGCAGGGGCTGTCGGCATTGTCACCGTGACTCTGGAAGAGGACGAGGCGGCTAGCCGCGATGGCGGCCCTGTCTCGCGCCTGGTCTACACCGAGAACGGGGAGAGGGTGGCAGAGTACGTGCTGGCGGTGCCGGCCCGGCTGGCCTATCTCGATTTCGACGGCAATGCCCATCCTGCCTGGCCGCCGGAGCAGGGCTTTCCCGTTGATCCGCTATTCTTCCGGCCGGTTCCGCGCGTGATCCTGATCGTTCCGGAGGATGGCGGCTCCACGGCCGTTGTGCATGCCTTCGCCATAACCCGTTCGCGCCCGCCCATGGCGCGTCAGAGAGATGTGGACCGATGGTTCTGA
- the gspG gene encoding type II secretion system major pseudopilin GspG, protein MRPGYSLMEVLIAVAIIALLAALIAPRLFGQLDSSQVTAARTQIRMIETALDTLRLDVGRYPTEEEGLAMLVTPPADLIDIWNGPYLDGGLPRDPWGTPFQYRPASSPSRRGVVYSFGADGQPGGEGSAADIYSRGAGPDDDGGQS, encoded by the coding sequence ATGCGGCCGGGATATTCCCTGATGGAGGTGCTGATCGCGGTGGCAATCATTGCGCTTCTGGCCGCGCTTATCGCGCCGCGCCTGTTCGGCCAGCTCGACAGCTCCCAGGTGACCGCCGCGCGCACCCAGATCCGCATGATCGAGACCGCGCTGGACACCTTGCGCCTGGATGTGGGCCGCTATCCCACCGAAGAGGAAGGGCTGGCCATGCTGGTCACTCCGCCTGCCGACCTCATCGATATCTGGAATGGTCCTTATCTGGATGGCGGCCTGCCGCGCGACCCGTGGGGCACGCCCTTCCAGTACCGCCCTGCCTCCAGCCCCTCGCGCCGCGGCGTGGTCTACAGCTTCGGTGCCGATGGCCAGCCCGGCGGGGAGGGCTCTGCCGCCGACATCTATTCGCGAGGAGCCGGGCCGGACGACGATGGCGGGCAAAGCTGA
- a CDS encoding prepilin-type N-terminal cleavage/methylation domain-containing protein yields MRLRPGYSLLEVLIAVAIIALAAGMAVPGLLGGLEAREASGYFRTAEARLRALRMEAALDARAIQLEDADLNAALPPPGQGWSLAATGQLAISPAGRCLEGEVPVHLVLSAPGGRSWARLARGSECVLEPPPVQESGEGGVAVF; encoded by the coding sequence ATGCGCCTGCGGCCCGGCTACAGCCTGCTGGAAGTGCTGATCGCGGTAGCGATCATCGCCCTGGCGGCAGGTATGGCCGTTCCCGGCCTTCTAGGCGGACTGGAAGCGCGTGAGGCCTCGGGCTATTTCCGCACCGCAGAGGCACGCCTGCGCGCCCTGCGCATGGAGGCCGCGCTAGATGCGCGCGCTATACAGCTTGAAGACGCGGATCTGAACGCCGCCCTGCCGCCGCCGGGACAGGGCTGGAGCCTTGCCGCAACAGGCCAGCTTGCCATCAGCCCGGCCGGACGCTGCCTCGAGGGGGAGGTGCCGGTACATCTTGTGCTCTCTGCCCCCGGCGGGCGCAGCTGGGCGCGCCTGGCCAGGGGAAGCGAATGCGTGCTGGAGCCCCCGCCGGTGCAGGAGTCCGGTGAGGGCGGCGTGGCCGTGTTCTGA